From a region of the Acomys russatus chromosome 4, mAcoRus1.1, whole genome shotgun sequence genome:
- the Emc4 gene encoding ER membrane protein complex subunit 4 isoform X1 — protein MTTQGGLVANRGRRFKWAIELSGPGGGSRGRSDRGSGQGDSLYPVGYLDKQVPDTSVQETDRILVEKRCWDIALGPLKQIPMNLFIMYMAGNTISIFPTMMVCMMAWRPIQALMAISATFKMLESSSQKFLQGLVYLIGNLLGLALAVYKCQSMGLLPTHASDWLAFIEPPERMEFSGGGLLF, from the exons ATGACGACCCAGGGGGGCCTGGTAGCCAACCGAGGCCGGCGATTCAAATGGGCCATTGAGCTTAGTGGGCCgggaggaggcagcag GGGCCGAAGCGACCGTGGCAGTGGACAGGGAGACTCACTTTATCCAGTCGGTTACTTGGACAAGCAAGTGCCTGATACCAGCGTGCAAGAGACAGACCGGATCTTAGTGGAGAAG CGCTGCTGGGATATCGCCCTGGGTCCCCTCAAACAGATTCCCATGAACCTCTTCATCATGTACATGGCAGGCAATACCATCTCTATCTTCCCTACTATGATGGTGTGTATGATGGCCTGGCGACCCATTCAAGCACTCATGGCTATTTCAGCAA CTTTCAAGATGCTGGAGAGTTCAAGTCAGAAGTTTCTTCAGGGTTTGGTCTATCTCATTGGGAACCTGCTGGGCTTGGCACTGGCTGTTTACAAGTGCCAGTCCATGGGACTGTTGCCTACACATGCATCAGATTGGCTAGCCTTTATTGAGCCCCCTGAG agaATGGAGTTCAGTGGTGGAGGATTACTTTTTTGA
- the Emc4 gene encoding ER membrane protein complex subunit 4 isoform X2, whose product MNLFIMYMAGNTISIFPTMMVCMMAWRPIQALMAISATFKMLESSSQKFLQGLVYLIGNLLGLALAVYKCQSMGLLPTHASDWLAFIEPPERMEFSGGGLLF is encoded by the exons ATGAACCTCTTCATCATGTACATGGCAGGCAATACCATCTCTATCTTCCCTACTATGATGGTGTGTATGATGGCCTGGCGACCCATTCAAGCACTCATGGCTATTTCAGCAA CTTTCAAGATGCTGGAGAGTTCAAGTCAGAAGTTTCTTCAGGGTTTGGTCTATCTCATTGGGAACCTGCTGGGCTTGGCACTGGCTGTTTACAAGTGCCAGTCCATGGGACTGTTGCCTACACATGCATCAGATTGGCTAGCCTTTATTGAGCCCCCTGAG agaATGGAGTTCAGTGGTGGAGGATTACTTTTTTGA